From Streptomyces sp. Edi4, one genomic window encodes:
- a CDS encoding inositol monophosphatase family protein yields MINSYAGFDDAAVATAGARAGADVIRDLYGRRLDRVDKGGGDFATTADVEAEARILGVIRAARPDDAVLGEEGGRRGAVDAARQWLVDPLCGTLNYAVGNMLVAVNVALLGGAAAVADPFSGEIFFTDGETAWVRRDGADDTPLRPSPASRLVDVNLDPPFPSAPGFRAVDLLGRPEFVERFRPRVVSTTLALTWVAAGKRAAYVTDGGGLSRSVHFAAGIALCRAAGCVVTGIDGAPIHETDRGLVVAADDETHGLLMSMMRSRR; encoded by the coding sequence GTGATCAACTCATACGCGGGTTTCGACGACGCCGCGGTCGCGACAGCCGGGGCGAGGGCCGGCGCGGACGTGATCCGCGACCTGTACGGCCGGCGGCTGGACCGCGTCGACAAGGGTGGCGGGGACTTCGCCACCACCGCCGATGTGGAGGCCGAGGCAAGGATCCTTGGCGTCATCCGTGCCGCCCGCCCCGATGACGCGGTGCTCGGCGAGGAAGGCGGCCGGCGGGGCGCCGTCGACGCCGCGCGCCAGTGGTTGGTGGATCCTCTGTGCGGCACGCTGAATTACGCCGTCGGCAACATGCTGGTGGCCGTCAACGTGGCGCTGCTCGGCGGGGCGGCGGCGGTGGCCGATCCGTTCAGCGGGGAGATTTTCTTCACCGACGGGGAGACTGCCTGGGTACGACGTGACGGGGCCGACGACACTCCGTTGAGGCCGTCGCCCGCTTCCCGGTTGGTGGATGTCAACCTGGATCCACCGTTCCCGAGTGCGCCCGGCTTCCGGGCCGTGGATCTGCTGGGCCGGCCTGAGTTCGTCGAACGGTTCCGGCCTCGGGTCGTGTCCACGACGTTGGCGCTGACCTGGGTCGCCGCCGGCAAGCGCGCCGCGTATGTCACCGACGGCGGCGGCCTTTCCAGGAGCGTGCACTTCGCGGCAGGCATCGCGTTGTGCCGGGCCGCCGGCTGCGTAGTCACCGGGATCGACGGCGCCCCGATCCATGAGACGGACCGTGGGCTCGTGGTCGCGGCCGACGACGAGACTCACGGATTGCTCATGTCGATGATGCGTAGCCGAAGGTAG
- a CDS encoding RICIN domain-containing protein, giving the protein MNVQHLMSGRRLRQTAVALASAACLSTAVVGVASADEPSSEISRVAAASAVAPSSAVSPAAVEHFGNMATGGCLDDSFPYGFRGFGCNNSDFQNWNVRIWQEDGTRQFRNVSTGRCMYGGVGAGSHPYTTACDSSKQQSWWVYARGDQVSFENQATGLCLDDSEYGLRMMACTHNRNQTWR; this is encoded by the coding sequence GTGAACGTCCAGCACCTGATGTCCGGACGGCGGCTGCGCCAGACGGCCGTCGCCCTCGCCTCCGCCGCGTGCCTGAGCACGGCAGTGGTCGGCGTCGCAAGCGCGGACGAGCCATCGTCCGAGATCAGCCGGGTCGCCGCGGCGAGCGCTGTCGCCCCGTCGAGCGCCGTCTCACCGGCGGCGGTCGAGCACTTCGGCAACATGGCTACCGGCGGCTGCCTCGACGACAGCTTCCCGTACGGCTTCCGGGGGTTCGGCTGCAACAACAGCGACTTCCAGAACTGGAACGTACGCATCTGGCAGGAGGACGGCACCCGCCAGTTCCGCAACGTTTCGACCGGTCGCTGCATGTACGGCGGGGTGGGAGCCGGGAGCCACCCGTACACCACGGCCTGCGACTCCTCCAAGCAGCAGAGCTGGTGGGTGTACGCGCGGGGCGACCAGGTGAGTTTCGAGAACCAGGCCACCGGCCTGTGCCTCGACGACAGCGAGTACGGGCTGCGCATGATGGCCTGCACCCACAACCGCAACCAGACCTGGCGCTGA